In Mycobacterium tuberculosis H37Rv, a single window of DNA contains:
- the glgE gene encoding alpha-1,4-glucan:maltose-1-phosphate maltosyltransferase, with the protein MSGRAIGTETEWWVPGRVEIDDVAPVVSCGVYPAKAVVGEVVPVSAAVWREGHEAVAATLVVRYLGVRYPHLTDRPRARVLPTPSEPQQRVKPLLIPMTSGQEPFVFHGQFTPDRVGLWTFRVDGWGDPIHTWRHGLIAKLDAGQGETELSNDLLVGAVLLERAATGVPRGLRDPLLAAAAALRTPGDPVTRTALALTPEIEELLADYPLRDLVTRGEQFGVWVDRPLARFGAWYEMFPRSTGGWDDDGNPVHGTFATAAAELPRIAGMGFDVVYLPPIHPIGKVHRKGRNNSPTAAPTDVGSPWAIGSDEGGHDTVHPSLGTIDDFDDFVSAARDLGMEVALDLALQCAPDHPWAREHRQWFTELPDGTIAYAENPPKKYQDIYPLNFDNDPEGLYDEVLRVVQHWVNHGVKFFRVDNPHTKPPNFWAWLIAQVKTVDPDVLFLSEAFTPPARQYGLAKLGFTQSYSYFTWRTTKWELTEFGNQIAELADYRRPNLFVNTPDILHAVLQHNGPGMFAIRAVLAATMSPAWGMYCGYELFEHRAVREGSEEYLDSEKYELRPRDFASALDQGRSLQPFITRLNIIRRLHPAFQQLRTIHFHHVDNDALLAYSKFDPATGDCVLVVVTLNAFGPEEATLWLDMAALGMEDYDRFWVRDEITGEEYQWGQANYIRIDPARAVAHIINMPAVPYESRNTLLRRR; encoded by the coding sequence GTGAGTGGCCGGGCAATCGGAACGGAAACGGAGTGGTGGGTGCCCGGTCGTGTCGAAATCGATGACGTCGCGCCCGTCGTTTCGTGCGGCGTATATCCCGCCAAGGCGGTGGTCGGCGAGGTGGTCCCGGTCAGCGCGGCGGTCTGGCGTGAAGGCCACGAGGCCGTCGCAGCGACGCTGGTCGTGCGCTACCTCGGAGTGCGTTACCCACACCTCACCGACAGACCCCGGGCCAGGGTGCTTCCGACGCCGAGCGAGCCCCAACAACGCGTCAAGCCGCTGCTGATCCCGATGACGAGCGGCCAGGAGCCCTTCGTTTTCCACGGCCAGTTCACCCCCGACCGGGTCGGATTGTGGACCTTCCGGGTGGATGGTTGGGGTGACCCGATCCACACCTGGCGCCATGGGCTGATAGCCAAGCTAGATGCCGGCCAGGGAGAGACCGAGCTGTCCAACGACCTGTTGGTAGGCGCGGTGCTGTTGGAGCGCGCGGCGACCGGTGTGCCGCGCGGGTTACGCGATCCCCTCCTGGCGGCCGCGGCAGCGCTGCGGACCCCCGGTGACCCGGTGACCCGCACCGCGTTGGCCCTGACACCGGAAATCGAAGAGCTGCTGGCCGACTATCCGCTGCGGGACCTGGTCACCCGGGGCGAGCAATTCGGCGTCTGGGTGGATCGGCCGTTGGCCCGGTTCGGCGCTTGGTATGAGATGTTTCCGCGCTCAACCGGCGGGTGGGACGACGACGGCAACCCGGTACACGGCACCTTCGCCACCGCTGCGGCAGAACTTCCGCGCATCGCCGGCATGGGGTTCGACGTGGTGTACCTGCCGCCGATCCATCCAATTGGCAAGGTGCATCGCAAGGGTCGCAACAACTCGCCCACCGCCGCACCGACAGACGTGGGATCGCCGTGGGCGATCGGTAGCGATGAGGGCGGTCACGATACCGTTCATCCCAGCCTGGGCACCATCGACGACTTCGACGACTTCGTCTCCGCGGCACGCGATCTGGGCATGGAGGTCGCGCTGGACCTGGCGCTGCAATGCGCACCGGATCATCCGTGGGCCCGCGAACACCGGCAGTGGTTCACCGAGCTGCCGGACGGCACCATCGCCTACGCGGAGAATCCACCGAAGAAGTACCAGGACATCTATCCGCTCAACTTCGACAACGATCCCGAGGGCCTGTACGACGAAGTGCTGCGCGTGGTGCAACATTGGGTTAACCACGGCGTCAAGTTCTTTCGCGTCGACAATCCCCACACCAAACCACCCAACTTCTGGGCCTGGCTGATCGCGCAGGTGAAGACCGTCGACCCCGACGTGCTGTTCCTGTCCGAGGCTTTCACCCCGCCCGCCCGCCAGTACGGGCTGGCCAAGCTCGGCTTCACGCAGTCCTACAGCTATTTCACCTGGCGCACGACCAAGTGGGAGCTCACCGAATTCGGCAACCAGATAGCCGAACTCGCCGACTACCGTCGGCCCAACCTGTTCGTCAACACCCCGGACATCCTGCACGCGGTGCTGCAGCACAACGGTCCAGGCATGTTCGCCATCCGCGCGGTGCTGGCCGCCACCATGAGCCCAGCCTGGGGGATGTACTGCGGTTATGAGCTTTTCGAGCACCGTGCGGTGCGCGAGGGCAGCGAGGAGTACCTGGACTCGGAGAAGTACGAATTGCGTCCCCGCGACTTTGCCAGCGCGCTGGACCAGGGTAGATCTTTGCAGCCGTTCATCACACGGCTCAATATAATTCGCCGGCTGCACCCGGCGTTTCAACAGTTGCGTACCATTCATTTTCACCACGTTGACAACGACGCGTTGCTGGCCTACAGCAAGTTCGACCCGGCCACCGGCGACTGCGTGTTGGTGGTGGTGACACTCAACGCATTTGGTCCTGAAGAAGCTACGCTGTGGTTGGACATGGCGGCGTTGGGCATGGAGGACTACGACCGGTTTTGGGTGCGCGACGAGATAACCGGCGAAGAATACCAATGGGGGCAAGCCAATTACATCCGCATCGACCCAGCACGGGCAGTCGCCCACATCATCAACATGCCAGCCGTGCCCTACGAGAGCCGAAACACGCTGCTGCGCAGGAGGTGA